The following is a genomic window from Neodiprion pinetum isolate iyNeoPine1 chromosome 3, iyNeoPine1.2, whole genome shotgun sequence.
ACGCCGCTTTGGAGATTATCTCTATACCGCAAATCTCTTCTTCGCCGACTTTCAATCCCCATAACGAACAAACATAAAATCGTGTAACGAAACGACGAGTAGAGATATTTTCCCAGCGGCTGAATAGAAGTGTGATAAAGGAAATAGAGAAAATTTAACCGAATTGAAATATCGATAATTTATTACCatgaaaatgacaaaaattgtttgtaaCGTCGATacggattttcaatttctgtcGTTGTCAACAAGTCGCTGGTTTTTCTCgctattttattcaaattgaatGCACGATTAAATGCAATGGGACTTTTGTTCGCCTCGTCAAACTTTGCGGGCAAAAATAAAACGCGGAGGGATTCGAGGAGAGATTCTAAACCGACCATGTATGGAGCTTGAAAAATAGCTGGTCAGGACTATCGAATCGAATATAAGGTACGTTTTGTGCCAAAGACActttttacttcttcttctttacaCGGATATACATGCGATAATCTTTCGTTGAATTATGCGAATTCAAGCGCATGGATTAACATGTTATTATctatatttcaaagtttcttCCCTCTCGAGATATAACGTAAATTTACTTCAAACACACCCTAGAAACTTCACATTCTCACCTGCATACGTCAGAGTTAACTCGGACTGGTTTCCCTCGACAAGaagtagaataataataagaagaagacgaaaaacaagaagaagaagaagaggaataaGAAGAGTCAGGCAGACAGCTACGAAAGTTCGGAGCAACTTTTTATAAAGCGACATGCGGACCCGCCCCCTGCGGTTCGGTTGAACCTGATGTAAGAAGTCGGGTATAAGCGCAAGAAAACAGCCACAGCGGGTACCTACATATGCATAGGGGAACCTACATGAGCGATATTTATACATTGTACGCGTAGGAAAACTTATCCGCGGTAGAAGCGTTCAGCATGAAAATCGCCaggtaaatgaataaatgaaaggCGCGCGCGGGAATTATTCAGAGGAGGTTGAAGGAGCCAAAGGAGtaggttgttttttttttggatgcGTGAAAACGGGGCCGCCGGCTGTgtaggagagagagagagagccgaAAGCGGACGCCATTTACGGAATTATAAGAGCACGAGTGGTGCGTATTTTTAGCACGCGACCAGAGATTGTGTTGTTGCGGGCTTTGTTGACTGCGGTTCTCTTGCGTGAGGTACGAAAACATTAAACAAACACAGGCAGCCACGCACCGACGCGGGATGCTTACAAGTTTGTTGGGCAAATATACGCCGCTCGGAGAGACGTGCGGCTTCGAAGGATTTAAATTAAGAGCCACGTTGACGAGTATCAACTTTTAAAGCATCTGTTGCGCGTCCTGCATGCGAGTTTATAACGACCTCAAAAGCACCTTTGCTCGTTGGTTACGCTCAGAGAGAGAAACTCAGCGAGAGGAACTTTTGATTGCGCGATGTAGTTTGGTTAATTTGAACAAATGAAGATCGCAACGCGCGCCCGGCTTTCGTCGATTGTTTTCCCTGTTATTCAAGGCGcgttttcgaatttcgaaacgATATCCGAGGGATCCTCGGCACGAGGATGAGACTAACCTTTTCCAAGCATTCCTGGCCGATCGCCTTCGGGTCGACCTGAACCTCGAGGATGACGGAATTGGGCTGACACACTAGGCAccacatttttgttttttgttacgTCACGCGTTGATCTCGGTTAcgggggttgaaaaaaaaataaaaggtagGTACGATATCCAGGAGCGAGCCGCGAACCACGTCGtcaatttatttctgttaCAGAAACCGAGTTACCCATCCGCGATTCGTCACTAGTGTATTAGATGTTGTATCATAACAGGTTAAAGTATTAACCTAATCACAGCTGTCATAACGTCACTCGCGATATACGGCAACGTGTTCTTCTCACACGAACTGTTTGGCACCGTCTCCGCTACTTCCATTTCTCAGTGCGGAATGGCACGGACTGTTATTAGTTCGCTAAATTGAATACGCTTTTTATCGAATGGCGCTGCCCTCGCGGACGACCTGCCAAACACAAACCGAGCACACAGACTCACCAATTTCTTGGCTGCGGGGTGGGGACAGGGAATCACGGGAATCATCACAGCTGATTCCCCCTCCAGCGACGACGCCGCAGCCGATTACCTCCCACTGCCTCCTCGATCTCAAGATCATTCGCACCGCAAAAGCAACGCGAAAATCACCCTCGACTCTGTCGGTAACTCGAAGAAGATCGCGCTAAATTCAAACCACTTTCCTCCAATCTTTCCCAACTGAACGTTTGAAAAGCGTAATATTAACAGTTTCACCTATTCCGAAACTAAATTGTACATTTGTATCGCTTCATATACTCTTCGTTTATTTATGTGCTTGGTCGTGAATTTTCGGACATTTTCATTCGTGATTTTGCCACTTTTAGGATTTGCGGCAGGATGAGCGCTCGATGGGTCTTAAAATAGAAATTTGGAAGTCTGCTTTGTTACATAACTGCACAATCTTCACCCGTTTCTCTCGGACATACACACTGTAATTCGGTCGACACAATGTTCGAATATTTTCGCTAATTTTCtacgtttttaaatttaccttgaatttttattaaagtAACCGAATCGATTACCTGAACCACGAAAAGAAAGCGATATTTTAGTTACAACTCGTAGACAAAtaggtataaataattaacattAATATCCACTACGATTCTTCTTTTTGggcgttttctttttttattatcattatattgAACACTAATACTGTACAGTCAGCCAGCCAGCTTACAACAGAGATAAGGTGTACATTTGAGGTAGGGCTACTATTCTCTTACGCGATaaagttttcgtttttaaaagGTTAAACGGATCGATTTTTGACGCGTGTACGTCGTCGTAGGGACCCAAATTTAGTTGGGAGCGAACTTTTAAGGGTCTCTGAGAGGACGTACAGAGGCGTTAAATTAATGTTTTTAGTCCTCGAGGTGACAGAAACATGGAATGACATCTACTACGATTAACGATACATTGTTAGCCACCACCTTAATTCGATTTCTTTAAATCTTACGTGCTAAGTCTAAACCTTTCGCGTCTAGGCCTTGCCGCGAGAGGTTTGTACGAtacatttaaatatttcattacaataCACCTACAGCGATTCTCAAACTGCTCAACGAAAGGTAATATATAACGGATCATTAACGATATTAACACAACGCGACGGTTATTACTTATTGTCGATTCGACCAGTACATAGGATTATGGCTGTAACATAATTCCTTCTTTTGCATTCTTTCCTCATTTCCTTCGTTTCTCTagtccttttctttttcatttttctaatcGTAAGTTTGAGTATCACCATGTAAAGCTAAACAGTAAACTGTTTTTCTGATTTAAATACAATAGAATGACCGATTGATAGATACATTATACATAagatatatgcgtatatatgtatgtgtatagtTTATAAGATTtaatgtacatgtataatatagaatatagtatttataattattggatgtcggagttttttttctttttgtttagGCTTCAACGCGATAATTCTTGTGCAACTCCGGCTTGATGTCGTATACCAGTTCCAAAATCTTTAGCATTACCtatcgaaaatacaaaaattcgtTAGGAttgtaatttcttttcaatttcctactttttctttctgtaAGGAGACCACGGAATGCTCCTCAATCGAGTTTTCACTCTCTAATTCGAAGATAATTCTCATACAATTCtatcaatgatttttcaaGCAGGTCACAGCTATTAGATtcatatttcaattcaaatttttataaaacgaATTTTCTTCTAAAGCAAACCCCTGCAGTATCCGTAACTTTGAAAGCCTTGTTAAATTTGACGACGCAATTATGATTGTACAGgaagcgataaaaaaaaaaaacgagatttTAACTACTTCACTCTTtctaaatcaataaaattagaTATCGCGATCTTTCAAAAAGTAACTGAGTAATCGAAACAATATTCACGACTACATAATTCATGTAaaatatacagaaaaaattctgaaaacagTCACGAAAAACAACTTACCGGATCCTTGTGAACGGCAACTGCACGATTCATTTCCTCAATTTTGACCTTAGTATCAGCTTCGATACGAGCAGCAACATCCTCCTTAGACCCCATGTGCTGTGGAAACAAATAATGCTCTAGCCATTAAGTAAATACGACTAACTACAAATGTACGAcaacttattattattcaacattctataataaatacaatatttcTGTGTAATATCGAATTAGGAATCGATAATACTGAGGAATAAAAGAATGTCGACTAATAATACAGAGTTATAGGGGAGCCACTCTTGACGAGACACACCCACTTTTTCTGCACAGTCTCATGCTCCAAGTTTATTGTGAATTAAGGACTCACCTTGGCCTCGAATTCGCGGAACTGCTTCTCACGCTCCTGTCTGTATTTTTCGATCTCGTCTTGAGCCTCTTCCTTGGCCTGCTTAAGCCTGCGAGCCTTGCCTAACGAGAGACCAAATCGTTGGCTTTAATTGAACATTTTATAAATATCCGCGGCGGTCAAATACacattgtataatttatactgGTGAATGTAAAATACTGATTCACAGACCACACCACACGAATTACTTAAATTTTAAGCATTTAAAGGACTGAAATACCGTGGAGTACAGGATAGGTAGAACGTTTTACGAGCATCAACAGTGtacatgtttattattatgaGATTTCATTCTCGGTTAATGGATTGAAATAGATTTATGCATCATTGGTGATTCTGGTGGGTATTTCATGAACATGAGTAAATTTCTATTCACGTAATAGCCGTGGTTTTTGAGTGAGAGAGTAAAACCAAGAGAGTTTGCGAAATAACTTGACGAGAGAAGTTGAAACTTTCGTGTATCATTGACCATGGTAAAAAAGGGAATAAAGTTCGTAATGGAAAATGAAGAGTTGAAGCCAATTTAAATAGATAAGTACATGTTGATACGAGGATACGTATCGCTACGTCTCTTGGTTACACCCACCCAAAACGGGTCAGTCAAGATTCTCACTAACAACGCTTTTATCACGGCCGATTTTTGTCTCTAATTGTGCGTCGCGTTGTAAGGATTAATACTCACGTTTTCTCGCGTCGGATACTTTCTCAGCGGCCCGTTTTTCCGCCGCTAAGAGCTGCTGAATACCTTCCGTCTGGCTGGCCATCTTTGCGACGAACGATGAGGTGATCTCTGCCTCAGATCGATCATATGACTAGGAAGTTGCGCATGTTGCGCCTCTTCGCCGTGCACTCGATTACGGGGGCGCCACCGTCGACCTCGTGGACATCACGTGGCCACTGCCTTCTTGAGCATATTatcgttcgaaactttgaattGGAAATTCGCATTGAAGTTGGTTGCGTTATCGTACTAATCGTAATTATTCATGCTGAGAATaaaccgttatttcgcaattttggaTTTGCCTGAAATTTAggaaaccgtaataaaacaaaacacactcaGATTTCGAAATCTTAGCAGCTTCAAAGTTATTGTAAAATTAggaaaatagtaatttttcacccaatgtttcgttacgataacgttactataACTTCAACCCCGTATTGGAAAACTTGGAAATTGTGAAACTCCGTTAATACCGTAAATAAGAACCAACCTAATATACACAAACACAATGAATTGACAATGTTTAACTGATCTAACTCTACAATGGTGGGGAAAGAAGACAATAGTCGATAATTCtaatgtagaaataaatgtatcattatattaaatattattcaaattttcacaatatgACTTTATAAATTCACAGTACTCTATTGCCTTGGACGTTGTTTCTGTTGTTGAgcataattttttcttgtctcttcttttcttctttgaaCGCTTCTATGTTAGCCTTGCGCTCCAATCTTCTTTCCTGATGAAACAAATCAGATTTGTGTAAATATAAAGTTGAATCGATTCAGTGAATTCCAGTGCCATGATATTTTATACGCGAACTTCATACAGTTCTAATCACTATGCGATATACCTTTCGGTACTCTTTGAGAgctttttttcgttctttcctGTCCTCGGGGGATTCGTCTTTTGGCCTTATACTCAGGACACTCAAAGTGGATTTCATGGTTTCTGCTACCGATCGTGGACCTGCGTTTGCTTGGCTGTCATTCTCCAAGTTAAATTTAGCCAACGTTTTCGCTGTCAACGTTCCATTAGACGAATTCAGGACATCTTGTGGAATCCCAGTACGtggattaatttttattttcccagAACCCTGAAATACATCGACTGAGTATTTTACATAATTATCCAAACCCCCGCCTTCTACCCTTGTACTAGTGAATTAAATCTCCGAAACAATAAAAACGAATAACACACTTTGAACACGGGACCAATCtaacaatttgaattttcatatgGATATCAAacagaaattgataaaaatcttGTGTCTAAATTCACCTTAGGCTCTGATATAAGTTTGGGGTGATTATAAATGTTGCTGTAGGTAGATAGAATACTTTCACAGTCCCATTTCTCCTTTTCTCTAGCATCAACTACAAGCTTTTCCAAATCATTTTCATCCTCAGAATTTGATTCTTCCAAGTTGATGACTCTCAGTCGCTCTGCCATCAACTTTGCAACATTCTCAGTCTGTGGAAGAATTCAGTAATCAAAAGTCAAgcaaattaaagaaaaaaaaaagaaaaataatcaaggaATATTTTCTTGAACCctcacattttcttttttcttcttttcaaattcgtcTGCATACTGCAAAAGAATATCAGAATCAGGAGCAACATGTCCTTCGATTTCCTCGCAATCAAGTGCTCCAATTTCAAGATCATCGTATCCAGTGTACAtctgtaaatggaaaaatgttaaactgGAATATTTATGTACTCTGCTGTTGTGCTAATAACATTCTTAACCAACTCACCTTTTCAAATCTATTATCAAGTAACGTTAATTGATCATTCCGTCGCATGACGCTGCTGCTCATTGAGTAGTCGGTAAACTGTGATTTTGTTTCAACATCTTCAAACGCGAATTCCCGTCCATTTAAACTCGGAACCTGATCTTTCTCCTCATCTGATAGCTGCATATGTCCTTCAGAAGAAACATCTGAATACTGTTCGTCGCTTTCATCGGATTCATAGCCTAAAGATAATTCGTTGTGTATGAGACCATGAgatgcaaataaaattttatgactGTGTGAATATATGAAAAATCATGTCACGTAGAACTATGTCAACAATTTCATGCTGCTCACCATCTTCATCGTGTTCGTCAAACTCAATGTCGCTGCCTTCCGCATTAGCtaattcaaagaaattatCTTCCAACTGATTATCAGGATcttcaaaatcaaaatcttCATCCATTGCAGCCACAATTTCAGGATCCACATCTAATCTCAATCCGGAGACCGGTGCTGCTTTATTAAGAAGACCAACATCTTCTTCAACATCAGATGCAAACACGGAAGATGGTAGGTTAATTTTGGGCTCAGTGCGGTCtgcatttttctctctcctgcTTTTCTGAGGGTCTTCAACCGGTTCCCATTCAACAGAGATTTGGTTTGAATCTCGCATATGTTGCAAGTAGTCATAATCatcatcaaaaaatattccgtACTTTTGCTGTTCCTCTTTACGCTTCGCGATATCTGTTTCCTTCTTCTCAGACTTGGTAGCCTGCGTCTTTCCGAGAGGTACTAATACTCGCTGAGGAGCGGTCTCGTCAGCAGCTAACGGATCTTGTTGAGAACGATGAACCAGGTGAAATGTCACCGCGTTctttttgtcaataaatttCCTCCCTTTTCCCTTAGGCTGTAAACAATGTACAAAGTCTTGTTTTTTGAGTATTATTCTTTCATTACATAGGTAATTCGATATTAAACAGAGACAAAATTCAAAGCAGACTTCGATCACTttcacaaataaaaaaaattcagtttgcAAGAATTTACGTTGAGTTTACAGATTTTACGAAAGTCCTAGCAGACGCTTTTAACTTAACCTAAAAATGCATCTTTTTCAACCGTGTAGGATTAAGGAGATGCGTTGAACTTATAGATTTTACGAAAATCCTACCAGTCACCTTTAACTCAACCTAAAAATGCATCTTTTTCAACCGTGTAGGATTAAAGAAATACGTTGAGCTTACAGATTTTAAGAAAGTCCTACAAGACGCCTTAAACTTAACCTAAAAATGCGTCTTTTTCAATCGCGTAGGATTAAGGAAATACGTACCATGATTAGGCGGACACCACTGACAGTCTTACAAGGGTTTATTTAATTCACTCAGCTACTATAAAAATCACAAAAGTCTTCCCCAATCTTGTTGAACTTTAACCAAATGCTAACTCCAAACAGTGAACATGTGTTAACTCCGTAGCAATGACCACTGAAATGCCGTGACACTGTCTTGCAACGAATGACCATTTTGACGCGACAGGGAATCAGGACCTTCTGATTGGCCATTGAATTTACGCTTGCGATTTAATGGTACGTTACTTCAACGTTTTGGaatgttatttaaaaattaacttttcGAATCATTTGAATCGAGATTCCAATGTCaaaattaactattttttcttgtattttataCCAGATAAAACTCTTAATCGAGATTTTACAGTTATTAGTGGAATGAAGATTTTAAAACaatgtacacacatacatacatacatacctgcACATAACAAGTTGGGTGTGAATTGTGTTCTTTTGAAACCATATCTAATATTTATCTATGCTGTATTTTCGTGATAGCTTCGTATACAAAGTGCTTTTTGCGATAAAGTTTGTTGAACGGTTTACCCAAtgtataatttgaatattcaaatatgCATGCACTTCCATTATGCATGCaattattga
Proteins encoded in this region:
- the Vha13 gene encoding V-type proton ATPase subunit G, which gives rise to MASQTEGIQQLLAAEKRAAEKVSDARKRKARRLKQAKEEAQDEIEKYRQEREKQFREFEAKHMGSKEDVAARIEADTKVKIEEMNRAVAVHKDPVMLKILELVYDIKPELHKNYRVEA
- the LTV1 gene encoding protein LTV1 homolog, whose protein sequence is MPKGKGRKFIDKKNAVTFHLVHRSQQDPLAADETAPQRVLVPLGKTQATKSEKKETDIAKRKEEQQKYGIFFDDDYDYLQHMRDSNQISVEWEPVEDPQKSRREKNADRTEPKINLPSSVFASDVEEDVGLLNKAAPVSGLRLDVDPEIVAAMDEDFDFEDPDNQLEDNFFELANAEGSDIEFDEHDEDGYESDESDEQYSDVSSEGHMQLSDEEKDQVPSLNGREFAFEDVETKSQFTDYSMSSSVMRRNDQLTLLDNRFEKMYTGYDDLEIGALDCEEIEGHVAPDSDILLQYADEFEKKKKENTENVAKLMAERLRVINLEESNSEDENDLEKLVVDAREKEKWDCESILSTYSNIYNHPKLISEPKGSGKIKINPRTGIPQDVLNSSNGTLTAKTLAKFNLENDSQANAGPRSVAETMKSTLSVLSIRPKDESPEDRKERKKALKEYRKERRLERKANIEAFKEEKKRQEKIMLNNRNNVQGNRVL